A window from Citrus sinensis cultivar Valencia sweet orange chromosome 5, DVS_A1.0, whole genome shotgun sequence encodes these proteins:
- the LOC127902281 gene encoding uncharacterized protein LOC127902281, whose protein sequence is MRLLSLPSSIDLLVNLRTLCLNQSILGDMDTAIIGKLENLEILSFVRSDIVQLPKALGQLTKLRLLDLRDCFHLKVIASNVLSSLIRLEELYMGNCSVEWEVERANSERSNPSLDELMLLPWLTTLEIDVKNDSILPEGFLARKLERFKISIGNESFMPPKSVTREWFQSRPHFLINSNRESLRELKLKIDFMDICSMKLQGINNVEYLWLDKLQGVKNVLFNLDTEGFSQLKHLHVQNNPNFLCIVDSMEMVACEAFPLLESLILHNLINIERICIDQLKVESFNELKIIQAYNCDKLSNIFWLSTTKCLPRLERIAVVNCSKMKEIFAIGEEVDNAIEKIEFTQLRSLSLGNLPEVTNFCREVKTPSASPNRPSSQEDTSTLLFNEKALEISAINIDKIWHYNQISAAVFPHFQSLTRLVVWYCDKLKYIFSASMIGNLKQLQHLDIRFCEDLQEIVSENRADEVIPYFVFPQLTVLILQGLPKLRCLYPGMHTSEWLALENFAVCRCDKLKIFAADLSRNKENNQLDIPAQQPLLPFEKV, encoded by the exons ATGCGGTTATTGTCATTGCCATCTTCAATTGATCTTCTAGTAAATCTTCGGACACTTTGTCttaatcaaagcattttggGAGACATGGACACAGCCATTATTGGAAAGTTGGAAAATCTAGAAATCCTTAGCTTTGTGCGGTCTGATATTGTACAGTTACCTAAAGCACTAGGGCAACTGACTAAGCTAAGGCTGTTAGATTTAAGAGACTGTTTCCATCTAAAAGTTATTGCCTCAAATGTCTTATCGAGCTTAATCCGATTAGAAGAATTGTATATGGGTAATTGCTCTGTTGAATGGGAGGTTGAAAGAGCCAACAGTGAAAGAAGTAATCCTAGCCTTGATGAATTGATGCTTTTACCTTGGCTAACCACTCTAGAAATTGATGTTAAAAATGACAGTATTTTACCGGAAGGCTTTTTGGCCAGAAAGCTCGAAAGGTTCAAAATATCCATTGGAAATGAGTCATTCATGCCTCCCAAGAGTGTTACAAGAGAATGGTTTCAAAGCCGGCCGCACTTTTTGATCAACAGTAATCGTGAGAGTTTAAGAGAATTGAAGCTCAAGATTGATTTTATGGACATTTGCTCCATGAAATTGCAGGGCATCAATAACGTTGAATACCTATGGTTGGACAAGCTGCAAGGTGTCAAGAATGTTCTTTTCAATTTGGACACAGAAGGCTTTTCACAATTGAAGCATCTCCATGTTCAAAATAATCCTAACTTCTTGTGTATCGTGGACTCAATGGAGATGGTAGCTTGTGAAGCCTTTCCTCTTTTGGAGTCACTTATCCTTCACAATTTGATCAACATAGAGAGGATATGTATTGATCAGCTCAAAGTAGAGTCTTTCAACGAACTCAAAATcatacaagcatataattGTGATAAATTGAGTAATATCTTTTGGCTCTCTACTACAAAATGCCTTCCAAGACTTGAGAGAATTGCAGTTGTTAATTGCAGCAAGATGAAAGAGATTTTTGCAATTGGGGAAGAAGTTGATAATGCAATTGAGAAGATAGAGTTTACTCAATTAAGATCTTTGAGTCTGGGGAATCTTCCAGAGGTTACAAATTTCTGCCGTGAAGTAAAGACTCCTTCAGCATCACCAAACAGACCATCGTCGCAAGAGGATACTTCAACTCTGCTTTTCAACGAGAAG GCTTTGGAGATATCTGCAATTAATATCGACAAGATTTGGCACTACAATCAAATTTCGGCGGCCGTGTTTCCTCACTTTCAAAGTTTAACACGATTAGTTGTGTGGTACTGTGACAAACTgaaatacatattttcagcGTCTATGATCGGAAACCTCAAGCAGCTCCAGCACTTAGATATACGCTTCTGTGAGGATTTACAGGAGATCGTTTCCGAAAACAGAGCAGATGAAGTGATCCCTTATTTTGTCTTTCCACAGCTCACCGTTCTGATACTCCAAGGTCTACCAAAACTTAGATGTTTATACCCAGGAATGCATACTTCGGAATGGCTAGCACTAGAAAATTTTGCAGTGTGTCGTTGTGACAAATTAAAGATATTCGCTGCAGATTTATCGCGGAATAAAGAGAATAATCAACTTGATATTCCTGCACAACAGCCCTTATTGCCGTTCGAAAAGGTATGA
- the LOC112497022 gene encoding disease resistance protein At4g27190-like: MVESNVAVLLEVVKCFAPPTERQLGYLRNYKANFENLKAEIDKLKDGSKSIQHRVSEAERKGEKIEEKVENWLVSANNTIEQAAKFIEDGETTSKQCFKGLCPNLKTRYQLSKKAETEVKALVELKEEARRFDDRIFYRTIAEEVWLKSNKGYEAFKSRLSTLKSIQDALTDVNVSIVGVYGMGGIGKTTLVKEFARQASEEKLFDQVVFSEVSQTPDIKKIQGEIAEKLGLELSEEAESRRASRLYERLKKEKMILVILDNIWKYLDLETVGIPFGDDHRGCKLLLTARDRNVLLSMGSENNFLIGILNEQEAWRLFKIMAGNYVENRELKSTATNVAKACGGLPIALTTVAKALRNKELPVWKNALQELQTPSEASFDEGVPVEAYSTIELSYKYLRGEQLKKTFLLCSLITPTSIMDLFKYSMGLGAFESVHKLEDAHNKLHAWVHQLRDSCLLLEDGSSKFFSMHDVVRDVAISIARRDKIAFAVRNEDVWNWPDADALKKYLAICLKDSIINDIPEVLESTQLEFLFMSPKNSFVGPMFLRTSSKGRKSFGFWI; the protein is encoded by the coding sequence ATGGTGGAAAGCAATGTTGCTGTTCTGTTAGAAGTTGTGAAATGCTTCGCTCCTCCAACAGAACGCCAACTTGGTTATTTGCGTAACTATAAAGCCAACTTTGAGAATCTCAAGGCAGAAATAGACAAGCTCAAGGATGGAAGTAAGAGCATTCAGCACAGAGTTTCTGAGGCtgaaagaaaaggagaaaagatTGAAGAGAAGGTTGAGAACTGGCTGGTTAGTGCGAACAACACCATTGAGCAGGCAGCCAAATTCATTGAAGATGGGGAGACAACAAGTAAGCAATGTTTCAAGGGCTTGTGTCCTAATTTGAAGACCCGCTATCAGCTTAGCAAGAAAGCAGAAACAGAGGTGAAGGCCCTTGTTGAACTCAAAGAAGAAGCGAGGAGATTTGATGATAGAATTTTCTACCGTACCATTGCGGAGGAGGTATGGCTAAAGTCTAACAAAGGTTACGAGGCCTTTAAATCAAGACTTTCTACTCTGAAGTCTATACAAGATGCATTGACTGATGTCAATGTCAGCATCGTTGGGGTATACGGCATGGGCGGCATTGGAAAGACAACACTGGTGAAGGAGTTTGCAAGGCAAGCCAGTGAAGAGAAACTCTTTGATCAGGTGGTTTTTTCAGAGGTTTCCCAAACTCCAGACATAAAAAAGATTCAAGGGGAAATTGCAGAGAAACTAGGTCTGGAGTTGTCCGAGGAGGCTGAATCTAGAAGAGCTAGTAGACTTTATGAACGattgaagaaagagaagatGATCCTTGTGATTCTGGATAACATCTGGAAATATCTTGATTTAGAGACTGTTGGAATTCCTTTTGGCGATGATCATAGAGgatgcaaattattattaacagcAAGGGATCGTAATGTCTTGTTAAGTATGGGATCTGAAAATAACTTCTTGATTGGCATTCTAAATGAGCAAGAAGCTTGGAGGTTGTTCAAGATAATGGCTGGTAATTATGTTGAAAATCGTGAGTTAAAATCTACAGCAACAAATGTAGCCAAGGCATGTGGAGGTTTGCCTATTGCCCTAACCACAGTAGCAAAGGCACTGAGAAACAAAGAGCTGCCTGTGTGGAAGAACGCATTGCAAGAACTCCAAACGCCTTCAGAGGCAAGCTTCGATGAAGGAGTACCAGTAGAGGCATACTCAACAATTGAGCTAAGTTACAAGTATTTAAGAGGTGAGCAACTCAAGAAAACTTTTTTACTGTGTAGTCTAATTACACCAACTTCAATTATGGACTTGTTCAAATATAGCATGGGCTTGGGTGCATTTGAAAGTGTCCATAAGCTAGAAGATGCACATAACAAATTACATGCATGGGTCCATCAACTAAGAGACTCTTGTTTGTTGCTTGAGGATGGTAGCAGTAAATTCTTTTCCATGCATGATGTTGTTCGCGATGTTGCCATTTCAATAGCACGTCGTGACAAAATTGCATTTGCGGTGAGAAATGAGGATGTGTGGAACTGGCCAGATGCAGATgcactaaaaaaatatcttgcaatttgtttaaaagatagtattattaatgacattcCTGAAGTGTTGGAATCTACAcaacttgaatttttattcatgTCACCCAAGAACTCTTTTGTTGGCCCAATGTTCCTGAGAACTTCTTCAAAAGGACGAAAAAGCTTCGGGTTTTGGATTTGA